One genomic segment of Ipomoea triloba cultivar NCNSP0323 chromosome 9, ASM357664v1 includes these proteins:
- the LOC116029664 gene encoding uncharacterized protein LOC116029664: MKVVAMRDHRDLKTTSTTQIFSDLKAYEFEKEALNDEEPETRNIALVASQQPSSSTVRSIPNPSSDLFTDDQFALFMRKFKRFMRKNQSYDSADKSRRSKHRSHDKPSGSKTRENEEVQMLCYNCRKPGHFKAECPYPIVKKHQDEHNYKKNSGNYNNPKNTSNDADEQSNKNQKNDRRRKALVVEEKSGEKNDETCTSSSSSESDSSEDEKRLLCLFSQEDSDEEICLMADEEEVTSQNHSSNYSSESIYHENPKEAFERMLKDFNDIENSHFRLKEDNAQLLAERQDLEDLKSKNAEMLEYISQLEKQIHLLKEEYPSTSGGLSSVFVQGQTENLEPVINAENGTEPQSTSQSNDSAETRIVEPTRGNSQNGNPRSHQIPRYRPRMQNHHGFVANGQPHGNNRSKGKFQGNKRQHYSQRQRKGRPQGRPNSYPNSVKNFKKFPSKHNGGDGRLYPSDED, from the exons ATGAAAGTAGTAGCTATGCGCGATCATCGAGATCTCAAAACAACGAGCACTACTCAGATTTTTAGTGATCTGAAAGCCTATGAGTTTGAGAAGGAAGCACTGAATGATGAAGAGCCCGAAACAAGAAATATAGCCTTAGTCGCGAGTCAACAACCTTCATCATCAACAGTAAGGTCGATTCCTAACCCTTCATCTGATTTATTCACTGACGACCAGTTTGCTTTGTTTATgagaaagtttaaaagattcatGAGAAAGAATCAGTCATATGATTCTGCGGACAAATCAAGAAGATCAAAGCATAGAAGCCACGACAAACCGAGTGGATCCAAAACACGCGAAAATGAAGAAGTTCAAATGCTATGCTACAACTGCCGAAAACCTggacacttcaaggctgaatgtccttatccCATTGTCAAAAAGCATCAGGACGAGCACAACTACAAGAAGAATTCGGGAAACTACAACAACCCGAAGAATACATCCAATGATGCTGATGAGCAGTCAAACAAAAATCAGAAGAATGACAGGCGAAGAAAGGCTCTAGTTGTGGAAGAGAAATCAGGAGAAAAGAATGATGAGACATGCACGTCTAGCTCTAGCTCTGAGAGTGACAGTTCGGAAGACGAAAAGAGACTACTATGTCTTTTCAGTCAAGAGGATTCGGATGAAGAGATATGTCTTAtggcagatgaagaagaggtaacttcACAAAACCATTCATCTAATTACAGTTCCGAATCCATCTATCATGAAAATCCTAAGGAAGCATTCGAAAGAATGTTGAAGGATTTTAATGATATAGAAAACTCACACTTCAGACTTAAGGAAGATAACGCTCAACTATTggcagaaagacaagatctcgaggaTTTAAAGTCCAAAAATGCTGAGATGCTTGAATATATAAGCCAGCTTGAGAAGCAAATTCATCTCCTTAAGGAAGAGT ACCCTTCTACCAGTGGAGGATTAAGTTCTGTTTTTGTCCAAGGACAAACCGAAAACCTTGAGCCTGTGATTAACGCCGAAAATGGAAcagaaccacaatcaacgagCCAATCTAATGATTCGGCTGAAACACGAATTGTGGAACCTACGAGAGGGAACTCCCAAAATGGTAACCCGAGAAGTCATCAGATCCCTCGGTACAGACCTCGCATGCAAAACCATCATGGTTTCGTTGCAAATGGTCAACCACATGGGAATAACCGATCTAAAGGAAAATTCCAAGGCAATAAGAGGCAACACTATTCACAGAGGCAACGCAAAGGTAGACCTCAGGGAAGACCGAACTCTTACCCAAAtagtgtcaagaatttcaaaaagtttccCAGCAAGCATAACGGCGGAGATGGTAGACTATATCCCAGTGATGAGGACTAG
- the LOC116029665 gene encoding uncharacterized protein LOC116029665 — protein sequence MEHHRHFLMFNLDKFDDWKVRMQAHLSAIHDEMWDVITDGPIKILQVNPNRILTDPTSPEMISKEKSLLTTEERTRVNLDNIAKDILYKALDQSLFPRVRKCKSAKDIWDVLMRIGEGDEQEKENKLTIAMKRFEDFKLGPKESITKMEARFMKLLSDLDEEKLSQKEINLKILRRLPMS from the coding sequence ATGGAGCATCATAGGCATTTCCTTATGTTTAACTTAGACAAATTTGACGACTGGAAAGTTCGTATGCAGGCTCATCTGTCGGCTAtccatgatgagatgtgggacgtGATTACTGACGGACCCATCAAGATCCTTCAAGTAAACCCTAACCGAATACTCACTGATCCAACTTCACCAGAGATGATATCGAAGGAGAAATCCTTGCTGACCACCGAAGAGAGAACCCGTGTGAATCTCGACAACATTGCTAAGGATATACTCTACAAAGCTCTGGATCAATCGCTATTTCCAAGAGTGAGAAAGTGCAAGTCTGCCAAAGACATCTGGGATGTACTCATGCGAATAGGTGAAGGGGAcgaacaagaaaaagaaaacaagttgACGATTGCCATGAAGAGGTTTGAGGATTTCAAACTTGGTCCGAAGGAATCCATAACCAAAATGGAAGCTCGCTTCATGAAGCTACTGAGTGACCTTGATGAAGAAAAGCTAtcacaaaaggagataaatcTGAAGATTCTCCGACGACTGCCCATGAGCTAG
- the LOC116029667 gene encoding ferric reduction oxidase 2, translating to MLIPPNILRPLNLFHPSILTARERERMAASGTAQEKNKGIQKAIFAVAIIICIGYAFIWVMLPTKLYRESWLPKIRAQTNSTYFGTQGATMLLYTFPVLLVAALGCVYLHVGRNSSHSSTYKGDEKKQGLSEWKRPVIVKVLGIVSWIELAFLVMFIALLVWSFSNYLSVSFATITPKSTGKRGEKVWQAKLEAVGLRLGLVGNICLSLLFFPVTRGSSVLPLFGLTSEASVKYHIWLGHITMALFTAHGLCYIIFWTATHHISQMLEWANADISNLAGEISLAAGLGMWATTFPSIRRKMFELFFYTHYLYILFVIFFVFHVGISYSCIMLPGFYLFLVDRYLRFLQSRKHVRLVSARLLPCETIELNFSKSQGLMYTPTSIMFVNVPGISKLQWHPFTITSSSSLEAKQVSVMIKGDGSWSKKLYQILSSSNSPDRLDVSVEGPYGPASTHFLRHDLLVMVSGGSGITPFFSIIRELMHKSQSSESKIPQVVLISVFKNSSDLTMLDLILPISGAQSEVSKLRIQMEAYVTREKQPPALENKKKNVQIKWFKSNHADQPMTPILGQNNWLWLGAIISSSFILFLILLGLITGYHIYPINQKTDNNYPYWKKAVFFMLFICICIVITATAGFLWNKRNINAKEAKQIQNIAGASPNFQWSYNAEREMESLPQQWLAQHTNVHYGQRPDLKRMLFEHKEESVGVLVCGPKKLRHDVANICASDSSANLHFESISFSW from the exons atgctcatTCCCCCTAACATTCTCCGACCATTAAATTTATTCCATCCATCAATTTTGACagccagagagagagagagaatggctGCTTCTGGAACTGCCcaagaaaaaaacaaagggATACAAAAAGCAATATTTGCAGTAGCGATCATAATCTGCATAGGCTACGCTTTCATATGGGTCATGCTTCCTACAAAGCTTTACAGAGAATCATGGCTGCCCAAGATCAGAGCTCAAACCAATTCCACTTACTTTGGAACTCAAG GTGCAACAATGCTACTTTACACATTTCCTGTTCTACTTGTTGCTGCATTGGGATGCGTATATCTCCACGTGGGGAGGAATTCCAGTCACAGTAGTACCTATAAAGG TGATGAGAAAAAACAGGGATTGTCTGAATGGAAGAGACCAGTGATAGTCAAAGTACTAGGAATTGTTTCTTGGATTGAGCTGGCCTTCCTAGTGATGTTCATTGCTCTCCTAGTTTGGTCTTTCTCAAATTACTTGTCTGTCAGCTTTGCTACCATAACCCCAAAGTCTACAGGAAAGAGAGGCGAAAAAGT GTGGCAAGCTAAGTTGGAGGCTGTGGGACTAAGGCTAGGCCTGGTCGGAAACATATGCCTTTCGTTGCTTTTCTTTCCGGTGACGAGAGGGTCGTCTGTGCTGCCGCTTTTTGGTCTCACATCGGAGGCTAGCGTCAAGTATCATATATGGCTGGGGCACATTACTATGGCTCTCTTCACTGCTCATGGCCTTTGTTATATTATCTTTTGGACTGCCACCCACCACATATCCCAG ATGTTGGAATGGGCAAATGCAGACATCTCGAACTTGGCCGGAGAGATATCTCTAGCGGCGGGATTGGGGATGTGGGCTACAACATTCCCAAGCATAAGGAGGAAGATGTTTGAGCTCTTCTTCTACACTCATTACCTCTACATCCTCTTTGTCATATTCTTTGTCTTCCATGTTGGCATTTCCTATTCTTGCATTATGCTTCCTGGTTTCTACCTCTTCTTGGTCGATCGTTATTTGAGGTTCTTGCAATCTCGAAAACACGTTCGTCTCGTCTCTGCTCGTCTTCTCCCTTGTGAAACCATCGAGCTCAACTTTTCCAAATCACAAG GGCTAATGTATACTCCGACTAGCATCATGTTTGTGAATGTGCCTGGCATCTCAAAGCTACAATGGCATCCCTTTACAATCACTTCTAGCAGTAGTTTGGAGGCTAAGCAAGTTAGTGTGATGATCAAAGGTGATGGCAGTTGGTCTAAGAAGCTTTACCAAATCCTTTCCTCATCTAATTCCCCCGATCGACTAGACGTCTCCGTCGAGGGACCTTATGGACCTGCTTCAACTCATTTTCTAAG GCATGATTTGTTAGTGATGGTAAGCGGAGGGAGTGGGATAACCCCATTTTTCTCCATCATTAGGGAGCTAATGCATAAAAGCCAATCTTCAGAATCCAAGATTCCACAGGTTGTTCTGATTAGTGTGTTCAAGAACTCATCTGATCTCACCATGCTAGACCTCATCCTCCCCATATCAGGTGCACAATCAGAGGTTTCCAAGTTGAGGATACAAATGGAGGCCTATGTAACCAGGGAGAAACAACCACCGGCTCTagaaaacaagaagaagaatgtGCAGATCAAATGGTTCAAATCCAACCACGCAGATCAACCCATGACTCCAATCCTAGGCCAAAACAACTGGCTCTGGCTTGGAGCCATAATCTCTTCTTCTTTCATACTTTTCCTAATCTTGTTGGGGCTCATTACCGGATATCACATATACCCCATCAACCAAAAGACCGATAACAACTACCCATACTGGAAAAAGGCGGTTTTCTTCATGCTCTTCATATGCATCTGTATAGTCATCACAGCCACTGCTGGTTTTCTTTGGAACAAGAGAAACATCAATGCCAAGGAGGCCAAACAAATTCAGAACATAGCAGGGGCTTCTCCCAATTTTCAATGGTCTTATAATGCTGAAAGAGAGATGGAGAGTTTGCCTCAACAGTGGTTAGCTCAACATACCAACGTGCACTATGGTCAAAGGCCAGATCTAAAGA GAATGTTGTTTGAGCACAAGGAGGAGAGTGTTGGAGTTCTTGTGTGCGGACCAAAGAAGTTGAGACATGACGTTGCAAACATATGCGCTTCTGATTCGTCTGCCAACCTTCATTTTGAGTCCATTAGCTTTAGCTGGTGA